The following are encoded together in the Luteolibacter rhizosphaerae genome:
- a CDS encoding RNA polymerase sigma factor — protein sequence MSEKPGTTLQRYQRDHSETAFRELVRLHSALVHGSALRLLGGDRAAAEDVTQEVFTLLARKAKGLDEASLPGWLYRQACRRASNHRRAEARRKHRELVSVQAMNSSESSSRERQAIADEIDDALFSLPGKDRDALVLRYFEDRDFRNVGALLGTTEEAARKRVDRALERLIGLLKLRGVNVGSAALGSTMTGFGSAPLPPAVISQISSRAMESIAVGSGSGITSILRPFIGGALLTSLVAAATLVASRSGSSSHDGQAAPRTAGNGSRTDLRRVEDSAPIDLISRIKRIKAGPDHAMTTLRLSALLDSITFDEIPGFIAEANKRLTLAEQNACYLPLLKRWLESDPGAAAAFALKFDSELKPPGFGSTDMVRFLLHSWGNRDLDALARWLGENWEQPTMKNSTFSGDLRTYFAIDISDVLLRDRSAAEAFAYLRTLPDQKTVNACMRAMTGDSVHASAYMNIGPDRLLELYREFSRLPDPVLAGQLKVKLWQTLAQNEPEYVETMLAAMDARERFEATLHRIGKYSKQVSRVQTPGGESMSFETVDNTAQGEADAMTAGLEAGLSRSEILQQIGIAIVMKEEGKTALEWLDLHRGEFDADPILLAKISGMQRDNFPPSFMTPSEGGLLLWATRLQDPELRMKLCRAGFRLMIAGSPGRAGEYLSQPDLPEDLKAEFTRIISSSAP from the coding sequence ATGAGCGAGAAACCGGGCACCACACTCCAGCGATACCAGCGCGACCACTCGGAGACCGCCTTCCGGGAACTTGTGCGCCTGCATTCGGCGCTCGTTCACGGTAGTGCCTTGCGGCTCCTCGGAGGAGACCGGGCTGCGGCGGAGGACGTCACCCAGGAAGTCTTCACGCTCTTGGCGCGGAAGGCGAAGGGGCTCGATGAGGCATCACTCCCGGGCTGGCTTTATCGCCAAGCCTGCCGCCGGGCATCAAACCACCGGCGCGCTGAAGCCCGTCGCAAGCATCGTGAACTCGTCTCCGTGCAAGCTATGAACTCTTCCGAATCCTCCTCAAGGGAACGCCAGGCGATCGCAGATGAAATCGACGACGCGCTGTTCTCCCTGCCCGGCAAGGATCGGGATGCGCTCGTCCTCCGCTACTTCGAGGATCGGGATTTCCGGAACGTGGGAGCTTTGCTCGGCACCACGGAGGAAGCTGCCCGCAAGCGGGTGGACCGGGCCCTCGAGCGGCTCATCGGCTTGCTGAAACTCCGCGGCGTCAACGTGGGCAGCGCCGCGCTCGGCAGCACCATGACCGGCTTCGGCAGCGCGCCGCTGCCACCCGCGGTCATTTCGCAGATCTCTTCCCGGGCGATGGAGTCCATCGCCGTCGGATCAGGCTCGGGAATCACATCGATCCTCAGGCCTTTCATCGGCGGCGCTCTGCTCACCTCGCTCGTCGCCGCGGCCACCTTGGTCGCCAGCCGTAGTGGGTCTTCCTCTCACGATGGACAAGCTGCCCCTCGAACTGCCGGGAATGGCTCGCGCACTGACCTGCGCCGGGTTGAAGATTCCGCGCCGATCGACCTGATCAGCCGGATCAAGCGTATCAAGGCAGGGCCTGACCATGCGATGACGACGCTGCGTTTGAGCGCCCTGTTAGACAGCATCACCTTCGATGAGATCCCCGGCTTCATCGCCGAGGCGAACAAGCGGCTGACCTTGGCGGAACAGAACGCCTGCTATCTTCCGCTCCTCAAGCGCTGGCTGGAGAGCGATCCCGGTGCCGCCGCGGCCTTCGCCCTGAAGTTCGATTCCGAGCTGAAGCCACCGGGTTTCGGATCCACCGACATGGTCCGCTTCCTCCTCCATAGCTGGGGGAACCGGGACTTGGACGCGCTTGCCCGTTGGCTCGGTGAGAATTGGGAGCAGCCGACGATGAAGAATTCCACCTTCTCGGGGGATCTCCGCACCTACTTTGCCATCGATATCTCGGATGTCCTGCTGCGGGACCGTTCCGCGGCGGAGGCCTTCGCTTACCTCCGGACTCTCCCGGATCAGAAAACGGTGAATGCCTGCATGAGGGCCATGACCGGTGACTCCGTGCATGCGAGCGCCTACATGAACATCGGACCAGACCGCTTGCTCGAACTCTATCGCGAGTTCTCCCGCCTGCCGGATCCCGTCTTGGCAGGGCAATTGAAGGTGAAGCTATGGCAAACCCTCGCCCAAAACGAGCCGGAATACGTGGAGACGATGCTTGCCGCGATGGATGCACGCGAACGCTTCGAGGCCACCCTCCATCGCATCGGCAAATACAGCAAGCAAGTGAGCCGCGTGCAGACACCCGGCGGCGAAAGCATGAGCTTCGAAACGGTGGATAATACGGCCCAGGGCGAGGCCGATGCGATGACGGCGGGGCTGGAAGCCGGTCTCTCCCGCAGCGAGATCCTGCAACAAATCGGTATTGCCATCGTCATGAAGGAAGAAGGCAAGACCGCATTGGAGTGGCTGGATCTGCACCGCGGTGAGTTCGACGCGGACCCGATCTTGCTGGCAAAGATCTCTGGCATGCAGCGGGACAACTTTCCCCCGAGCTTCATGACACCCTCCGAAGGGGGATTGCTACTTTGGGCCACCCGTCTTCAGGATCCCGAGCTTCGCATGAAGCTCTGTCGCGCAGGCTTCCGACTCATGATCGCCGGGTCACCCGGACGGGCCGGGGAATACCTTTCGCAACCGGATCTCCCGGAGGATCTGAAGGCTGAATTCACCCGAATCATCTCCTCCTCCGCGCCATGA
- a CDS encoding RNA polymerase sigma factor has translation MADDSLELLRLFVGNRSEAAFRDLVRLHSPLVYATALRRLNGDRAGAEDVMQEVFSLLARKADTLHSAPLPVWLHRQTCRRAANHMRAEKRRRRRELVSIQAMTDHQIPELRESVASEVDEALLDLPTGDREILLHRYFEERDLRTVGSRLGISEDAARKRIERALEKLAALLKRRGIAVGGASLGTTMSGMGRSVVPEALISQVTSQALKGLPLAGGTALLSLLKPFLSGVALSSLLIGSTQAILGDKPIPNGPPNRSDRPVAEAKSSRFDSFASLPATGSLEAVIAEIKRSSSGPRHELGSLRLKAILSRVSNEQIPEFVVLGNRELSASEKTTAYPILIHRWAEADREAAVTFAILGDTITKHIDISLGENIRGTLLGDWSASDPASMAEWLGRYWDHESLQYVPSKTMGDLYSKWSLRDSITMSLAHDHLRNRGSEGMLAYLKSLPSDESRITALRVFSGDLYWRAPVGAPLQEQVEVFKAIQGVSQEQVRTPALDGFLITLAKEAPHTFSDLMGALSPSDRFHAMARQLSVPSAHVRIEGISGSSYIDEEAQPSALLREAEVIQAGLAAGLTETEAVESVASSIIPALSRGDLAVWLERHRDHPGLDEMLADGARAAGDPERAVDIASGISDPALRQQLARAAFRRMLVVNRQAALAYPSQSHLLSDLAAEFHLILREAP, from the coding sequence ATGGCAGACGATTCCCTGGAACTCCTGCGGCTCTTCGTGGGCAACCGCTCGGAGGCGGCATTCCGCGATCTGGTGAGGCTCCACTCTCCTCTGGTCTACGCGACCGCGCTACGCCGGCTGAACGGAGATCGCGCCGGAGCGGAGGACGTGATGCAGGAGGTCTTTTCCTTGCTGGCACGGAAGGCCGACACGCTGCACTCCGCCCCCCTCCCGGTCTGGCTGCACCGTCAGACCTGCCGCCGCGCCGCCAACCATATGCGGGCGGAGAAACGTCGGCGCAGGAGAGAGCTCGTTTCCATCCAAGCCATGACCGATCACCAGATTCCAGAACTCCGCGAGTCGGTCGCCTCAGAGGTGGACGAGGCGCTTCTCGATCTCCCGACCGGCGATCGCGAGATCCTGCTTCACCGTTATTTCGAAGAGCGCGACCTGCGCACGGTCGGTAGCCGACTCGGCATCAGCGAGGACGCCGCACGCAAGCGGATCGAGCGTGCACTTGAGAAGCTGGCCGCTCTTCTCAAGCGCCGCGGCATCGCCGTAGGCGGAGCTTCTCTCGGCACCACCATGAGCGGGATGGGCCGCTCCGTGGTACCGGAAGCTCTGATCTCCCAAGTGACCTCTCAGGCCCTCAAGGGTCTGCCTCTCGCAGGAGGGACAGCCTTGCTGTCCTTGCTCAAGCCCTTCCTTTCAGGGGTTGCGCTGAGTTCGCTGCTGATCGGGTCCACTCAGGCGATTCTCGGGGACAAGCCTATCCCCAATGGACCCCCTAATAGATCCGACCGCCCCGTCGCGGAAGCCAAGAGCAGTCGCTTCGATAGCTTTGCCTCCCTACCTGCCACCGGCTCTCTGGAAGCGGTGATCGCGGAGATCAAGCGGAGCAGCAGCGGCCCGCGGCACGAGTTGGGTAGCCTGCGCCTCAAGGCCATCTTGAGCCGCGTCTCCAATGAACAGATACCGGAGTTCGTGGTCCTCGGGAATAGGGAGTTGAGCGCGTCCGAGAAGACCACCGCCTACCCTATCCTTATCCACCGCTGGGCCGAAGCCGACCGGGAAGCAGCAGTCACCTTCGCGATCCTGGGGGATACCATCACCAAGCATATCGACATCTCCCTCGGCGAGAACATCCGGGGCACCTTGCTGGGCGACTGGTCTGCAAGCGATCCTGCCTCAATGGCCGAATGGCTCGGTCGATACTGGGATCACGAGTCACTCCAGTATGTTCCCTCGAAAACGATGGGAGATCTTTACAGCAAGTGGTCCCTGAGAGATTCGATCACGATGTCGCTTGCGCACGATCACCTGCGCAACCGCGGATCGGAAGGAATGCTGGCCTATCTCAAGTCCCTGCCAAGCGATGAGAGCCGAATAACCGCACTGAGGGTTTTCTCCGGGGATCTCTACTGGCGGGCCCCGGTGGGAGCACCGCTTCAGGAGCAGGTGGAGGTTTTCAAAGCCATTCAGGGCGTCTCCCAAGAACAAGTCCGCACCCCGGCCCTCGATGGATTCCTCATCACCTTGGCCAAGGAGGCACCTCATACCTTCTCCGATCTCATGGGCGCCCTGTCCCCATCGGATCGCTTTCATGCCATGGCCCGGCAGCTCTCCGTTCCCAGTGCCCATGTCCGCATCGAAGGAATCTCCGGCTCCAGCTACATCGATGAGGAAGCCCAGCCGAGTGCTCTGCTGCGGGAGGCGGAAGTCATCCAAGCAGGCCTTGCGGCAGGTCTAACGGAGACCGAAGCTGTTGAATCAGTCGCTTCGTCGATCATCCCCGCCCTCTCCCGAGGAGATCTGGCGGTTTGGCTGGAACGACATCGGGATCATCCGGGACTCGATGAGATGCTTGCAGATGGAGCCCGCGCTGCCGGAGATCCGGAAAGAGCCGTCGACATCGCGTCCGGCATCTCGGATCCGGCACTGCGCCAGCAACTGGCCCGCGCCGCCTTCCGTCGGATGCTCGTGGTGAATCGCCAAGCTGCCCTCGCCTATCCCTCGCAGTCCCACCTCCTCTCCGATCTCGCCGCAGAGTTCCACCTTATCCTCCGGGAGGCACCATGA
- a CDS encoding endonuclease/exonuclease/phosphatase family protein, with product MRKFLPLITIAAVLAGLLPIAGWVAGSFWFADLFNHFQVQYAWFLALCLLPLLIAKQWKSAALAGALLLVPLVQLAPWFVGATEIAGGTGSIRLCSFNVLASNGRFADTIAWVRESSPDAVFFTEVNDNWSDELKALEDEYPHWINEGPDFAFFSKLPILSRSADRVSSHSYPILRVRLETAGGPVTYIAGHPLPPVTEHWARSMDIFMAETAKYVEAEPGRVVVAGDFNSSRWSFKSQPLVKAGLIEAAKGRSPGPTWKRLNPIFGIPIDRMLYRGAGFGCRSFEIGPDLGSDHRPVTGVFIW from the coding sequence ATGCGAAAGTTTCTTCCGCTCATCACCATTGCTGCCGTTCTCGCCGGCTTACTACCCATCGCCGGGTGGGTCGCCGGGAGTTTCTGGTTCGCCGATCTCTTCAATCACTTCCAAGTCCAGTATGCTTGGTTCCTGGCGCTCTGCCTGCTGCCGCTGCTGATCGCGAAGCAGTGGAAGTCTGCGGCGCTGGCGGGAGCTCTTTTGCTCGTGCCGCTGGTGCAGCTGGCACCTTGGTTTGTGGGAGCTACGGAGATAGCGGGCGGCACCGGGTCCATCCGGCTGTGTTCTTTCAATGTGTTGGCATCGAATGGCCGCTTTGCAGACACGATCGCTTGGGTGAGGGAGAGCTCTCCGGACGCCGTCTTCTTCACCGAGGTGAATGACAATTGGTCGGATGAGCTCAAGGCGCTGGAGGACGAGTATCCGCACTGGATCAATGAAGGGCCGGACTTCGCGTTCTTCTCGAAGCTACCGATCCTGTCGAGATCCGCGGACAGGGTGAGTTCCCACAGCTATCCGATCCTGCGGGTGAGGCTGGAGACGGCGGGTGGTCCGGTCACCTACATCGCCGGACATCCCTTGCCGCCGGTTACGGAGCACTGGGCGCGCTCCATGGACATCTTCATGGCGGAGACGGCGAAGTATGTGGAAGCCGAGCCGGGAAGGGTGGTGGTCGCAGGGGATTTCAATTCGAGCCGCTGGAGCTTCAAGTCGCAGCCCTTGGTAAAAGCAGGATTAATCGAGGCGGCCAAAGGCAGGTCGCCGGGCCCGACCTGGAAGCGGTTGAACCCGATCTTCGGAATCCCGATCGATCGCATGCTCTATCGGGGTGCGGGATTCGGCTGCCGTAGTTTCGAGATCGGACCGGATCTCGGCTCGGATCACAGGCCGGTGACGGGGGTGTTTATTTGGTGA
- a CDS encoding endonuclease/exonuclease/phosphatase family protein, with amino-acid sequence MKWRSFLLPKPKALVLRLAVLGSLLPILGWCGGSYWLLDLFNHFQWQYAGLLGIAVIALLLMRQWRFAAVAGILLCIPLLRIHLGTRSVPQKPSPGSPMKFTCFNVLTANQGYEDVVRWIRETDPDVIFLPEVDEVWAGKLRPLLESHPHAVEHPVEGNFGFACYSKLPILQREIIPCGAMELPLLKIRVQGESGSFVFLGAHPVPPANEFWAGERDEFLRIIAAEMNEEKGLVIVAGDLNATPWSYGVKPLRDAGLRGWEAVPTWSRSNPLLAVPIDHLLYRAGNAGPIEDQGFIVGPDLGSDHRPVTRMIAW; translated from the coding sequence ATGAAGTGGCGAAGCTTTCTCCTGCCAAAACCGAAGGCGCTCGTCCTGCGCCTGGCGGTGCTCGGGAGCCTTTTGCCTATCCTCGGATGGTGCGGTGGCAGTTACTGGCTGCTCGATCTCTTCAATCACTTTCAGTGGCAGTATGCCGGTCTGTTAGGAATCGCAGTGATCGCGCTGCTGCTCATGAGACAATGGCGGTTTGCTGCAGTGGCCGGGATTCTATTGTGCATCCCACTCCTTCGCATTCACTTGGGAACCCGCAGCGTTCCGCAGAAGCCTTCACCGGGGTCACCCATGAAGTTCACCTGCTTCAACGTGCTAACCGCTAACCAAGGTTATGAAGACGTGGTGCGATGGATCCGCGAAACAGATCCGGATGTAATCTTTCTGCCGGAGGTGGATGAAGTCTGGGCAGGAAAACTCAGGCCCTTGTTAGAGTCCCATCCCCATGCCGTGGAGCACCCGGTGGAAGGGAACTTCGGCTTCGCATGCTACTCCAAGCTGCCGATCTTGCAGCGGGAGATCATTCCCTGCGGGGCGATGGAGCTGCCGCTCTTGAAGATCCGGGTGCAGGGAGAGAGCGGTTCTTTTGTCTTCCTCGGGGCGCATCCGGTGCCGCCGGCCAACGAGTTCTGGGCCGGAGAGCGGGACGAGTTCCTCCGGATCATTGCGGCCGAGATGAATGAAGAGAAGGGCCTGGTGATCGTCGCGGGTGATCTGAATGCGACGCCGTGGAGCTACGGGGTGAAGCCGCTTCGTGATGCCGGATTGAGAGGCTGGGAGGCAGTGCCGACTTGGTCGCGGAGCAATCCTCTGCTCGCCGTGCCGATCGATCATCTGCTCTACCGTGCCGGTAATGCGGGGCCGATCGAGGATCAGGGTTTCATTGTAGGGCCGGACTTGGGTTCGGACCATCGTCCGGTGACCCGGATGATCGCGTGGTAA
- the purN gene encoding phosphoribosylglycinamide formyltransferase, with amino-acid sequence MNLGFLASHGGSNMQAIIDATKSGALSARPALLISNNRNSQATARAQSEGMPFTVLNSVTHPDPAELDRAMLASLEEHGVDLIILAGYMKMIGPEVLAAYEDRILNIHPSLLPKFGGHGMFGQHVHRAVLEAGEKTTGVTIHLVNNEYDQGRIIAQTEVPVLPDDTVESLAARVLKCEHEFFVETLARIVASGLHVS; translated from the coding sequence ATGAATCTCGGTTTCCTCGCATCCCACGGCGGCTCGAACATGCAGGCCATCATCGACGCCACGAAGAGCGGTGCCCTGAGTGCTCGCCCTGCCCTGCTGATCTCGAACAATCGTAACTCACAGGCTACCGCACGAGCGCAGAGCGAGGGCATGCCCTTCACGGTTTTGAATTCGGTCACCCATCCCGATCCGGCCGAACTGGATCGTGCCATGCTCGCCAGCTTGGAAGAACACGGCGTCGACCTGATCATCCTCGCCGGATACATGAAGATGATCGGCCCGGAGGTCTTGGCGGCCTACGAGGACCGCATCCTGAACATCCACCCCTCCCTGCTGCCCAAGTTCGGCGGTCACGGCATGTTCGGCCAGCATGTCCATCGCGCGGTCCTCGAAGCAGGAGAGAAGACAACCGGGGTGACCATCCACCTGGTAAACAACGAATACGACCAAGGCCGGATCATCGCGCAAACGGAAGTTCCCGTTCTACCGGATGATACTGTCGAGTCTTTGGCAGCCCGGGTCCTGAAGTGTGAGCACGAGTTCTTCGTGGAAACTCTCGCCCGGATCGTAGCGTCGGGTTTGCACGTGTCTTAG